CAATTACATGTCTTCAAAACTTATACAATGTGTATCACGATATGATTATGTGCGAATGTAACCTCTATTCTAACGTTTACTTTCATAGACGAAGAACGTGAATGCAATCGAAATATGTTAATATCGTTGCCACATAGAATAGCAATTAGATTAAATCGATCACTATCATTAATGAAGTTTCAATACCGATCTAGATATATTGAACCGATTTTTATTTTGGAGACTATCGAATAACTCTGtctctttaattatattcataagaatataaatttttgcatAGCACCGTCGATTTGCCGATAAGTTCATCAAAAACCAGTCTTCTCGTCTAAGTTGCGGAAACTTCGCAAAAAAAGTAACGAGAAAAATCCTATGAAACAACTTTCCGAGAAAGAAGCAGGGCGATAACATGTAGTTCGATGAATGACCTAGTATCGATAATGTTACCTAAGCAGCCATCGTAGACGTCAGACAAGCTTCTAGACGAAGTGGACGTTGATCTCAACGACGCTAGTACCGCTTCTGTTCTCACGCAAAAACACGGAGGCGAAAGGTGTATTATGCAGTACAAAGGAGCACGGAATCTGGATTCAAACCGATGACTTACATTTCGTACTTTTCACCGTTACGCGTATTGTCCTCCGCGAATCTGTGAATTTCATGCTCCATGGCTACGATTCGATTATGTAAAACTATGGCGCGAAAAAGTAGGTAGGTGCTCgatgtgaaattaaaaagttgttTCGTGTTATGGCCAGTGATCAGGTAACATTTTTGAAAAGTTTTACACGTGGCTCGTAGCGCCGTGTTAAGAAATTGGCAGTAAAATTGtgagaatttaatgaaatgcTATTCCATGAAATCATGCGATGAATACAGATGAAACGAGATATTCGACGAATAACACAAACATTCAATAACTTGGCTAATCCTTAACGAAAATAGTCGATCGTTAATGATATTTAAGTCGTCATAGTGTTAAGAACAAAATGACTGTCAAAAGCTTCTCTAACCAATATTTCCTTACGCAACGTAGTGTAACGCAAGCGAAAGAATTTTTCTCTTCCACGGATCACGTTGAGAATCATATTTCTCGAAAGCTATTTCCTTTCGTCTGATCCacgtacttatatatatagttaatcTTACCGCGAGTATCTATGTACGCTCAGCTACAACATTCGTGTCAACATTCGAGATCTTCCTTCGACGTTGTATCGATGAAAGGCGATCTTCCAAATGTTTCTACAAGGCTAGCATTTTGGTTCACCGATTCGCCAGTCTCGCAATATTTGCCCCAGCTTGCGAAAGTATCGTTATTTACACGATGCACATTGATTACTACGTTCGTGAGCAACGTTGATCGGATCTATAGTTCGTCATGCAGGAATTACGAAGGCACAGGTAGAATGTAGGCTACCGTTTACGTTTCCCACGTCTCCGGCCAATCTTTCATCGActtctctttctttatatTCACATTTTTATGTTTGAACTCTTTGcaagaaatgaatttattattattcatttgaaTTAGTGGTTTCTCCATTAACTGTTTACggtatattatgttatttgtTTTTTGCTATATATTACCAGTGAATActgaattatacaaaatagatACAATTGACACAAATTACAGCCATTCACAAAAATAGATATGAAGGTTCTCaagttatatttctttaattatatctGTACAAACACCTGCAGTGAGTTCGCGTACTTTGTAAGGaggatatttttattgaaataaaacagGCTGATTTCTTACGATCCTTGAACGATTCAGAAGATGTACTGTAGGCGTATAATGCAACAAACGTAATGaaaaatctaataataataagtgtCAAGATTCACCAAtgacgaaaagaaaaacacaTAGATCAGAAAGGATTTCATtgtttttatatagaattgaTGAAAATGTTATTACACGAGgctgttattttattacaacaaatagattttattttactacaaTCAATTCTTTATATCGAATGATTCCAAAAACAACCCCAGAAAAGATAATCGTAGATTTTTCTATTGCCCTTTCGAGCTTTCCCTTAGTTTTTGCGAATGTCCCAGTACTTATGAATTATAAACGTAATTGTATCCTAATTTGTACACTACATCAGAATACGTCACTATTGCCGCAGGTGTAAGGTGATTGTCTTCCGCCCCAAATGACAGCCCTCTAGAGGATATGTAATTAGTTTCTATTGAGCAACATCCCGGAATGTTTCTTATATCCTTCTAGGAAATTCACGCCACGCAACACCCATGGCCAACGTGCTCCATTAATTTCAACGTATCGATGCTTTTCATAAGTGCCCGTTacagaaagattaaaaaagtCAAATATCAGTAGACCGGTTCTCCCACATCGAAACAATCCACAATCTACCTCGttattaaaatactattaACGATTGGCTAATTGTAACGTACGTGGTTTCGCGGAGCGGAAATCGCGtttaattctataaattctaCATGTTTTGGTATGTAGATTGGTTGCTCGTTTTCGAAATGTGCCTTGGAAACTTTACTGTTTTACTTGTAAGTGAATGGCCTTAACATGTGAAGCTGAACAGGATATACTAAAGAAGTAGTCAGATATAACATTGAAATAAACAACATGAAATACGGCATTATACATTTCATCctgtatgttatatatttgCTATAAATACAGGCAgcatttctatatttaaagaaatgtttaaagaaacttatttgtatcaatttttccattcttcgtacaatataatatgaattaatGTGTAATGAAATTAGGCCGAACGAATCAAAAAAGCCGACGTAGGTTCTCTATGTTAATTTATAGGCTGGCTCATCCAATGCAGTGCGCAGTAATTTAACAATAATCGCATTGTAAAACTATTCATGCATTCCTGTGCGTGCGTACACACGTGCAACGTTCACGAGAGTAGAATGCCAAAAGCATAGACGCCGTGCGTCAATGAAGGAAATCTCCCTTATTGTACGCAAGATATGGAGAGTGACGACCATTGGGAAATAGGATTTGCAAATCGAACCAATGTTAATGACCTTACATTTGCATTTGCGAAATTTGTTAGTCTAACTCTATGGCCAATACTCGTTTTAGTCAACAAAAGTATCTTCGACGATATCATTGGTAAGTCACGTAAAATCGATTCTCATTTTTGTAATACTATTTCAACACTATAACAACAACACAAATAGTGATTATTAACATTAAAGTGTATAAGGACACAAAGACTTATGGTTGATGGTAAATACAATTCGACTCTACTCGTCATTCATCTGTATCTATaatgtttgaataattaatacaatgcctatattattaaaaacatcCATAAATCGgacgataataaaaaatctacCTAAAAAGTCCCTATAATTCATAAGTAAAATTGCTCGaaagtaaaattgttaatttctttcaaatcaaggtaatttaaaacgtttatttgagaccgtgtttacagtatttgaagCGAAAGGCAGTTAAAGCTGCTAAAAGTTATATCTTACGAAAACTTAACATCTaactatgtttttatatttacctaACTATGTTTCTATAACGATATCAAGACAATTTAAACTGTAAGCAAAGTCAGCAATTTGAAACATTGGggatcttcccaaacatttcCAAAAGAAAGACCCCGACGTTTTTCCatctccgacagatataaataaatatagcgactcagagaagtcagtaacaataattaccgttcgtctatcgaataataattaccGTTCGTCAACCGAATAATTACCATTGTCTATCGAAGAGTTAGTTATCATTTGTCAACCAAagaatattgttaatttactttcgaacaactttaatcctctcccgtgccaGTATTGCTGCACATAGCAAGTTAGCCGAAAGTGGAACTTATTTCCAGTTGTATTAAACGTCAGTTAACGCGGCAACTATATAGAACGTGACAGATAAAGCTCTAATCAATAAATAACATACAATAACTATTGAGTTATAACATAAGTAAGTTCAGTTAAACTCAATACATTTCCTTTATTATGACCGAACGTATTATGTTAATCTAATTAATCCAATATaatcaaagaaataattaaatttaaagcaTTCTAGATTTGAAGGAAGTTTCACAAGCGTAAATTCTTGAATGAAGAATCACTAAGTAAGAGCCAACATTTATATATCTACGCAGAGTACTACACCGAACAAGCCGAGAAAGTCAAGAACGTGGATTCCATGGGTTAACCATGCTCGAAGAAGGATATCTGACGGGCCAGTTAGCCTACTTACGAAGACTTGAAATTCGTCCCGATGCGACGTCATCACGACTGGTTCTCActtatttcgataatattgTCCAGCAGTGGCCCACGAAATATACGAAAAGGTTTCCTATGCGATCAGCGCCCAACCAACGAATCACAATTTACCTAAGACTTGCGTAATAATTGTGGACGATATCGCCGACGTGCCGAACTCGTGTCTTCGATTTGCCAGCTATTGAAAGAGATTTCAAAATCCGGTCTCTGTGTCACTTTCGAACAGAGAAAGTCGTGCAATTCATTTTGCCGTTCGTAGAACGATTTATAGAAAACTTTCGTTAGAGATTGCTAAGACACTTAGAAATTGAAGCGCGAATAGAAATTGTTCAAATGGAATATTAATGTTCCCAATGCatggaattattattattaatgatattattaattttaaataacgttttgcatttgtttctttcgataCAATAATGATTCAATATAATTTAGTGATCTTCAGTGTTCGCATTATACGGAACATGAACGAAAAAGTTAAATTTGACTATTGCGCATGCGTTTTGCGGTTTTGCGTCGCTTGTATTGTAGATATAATGTTTAAACAacattgtaaatataataatacgatgTTATGATAAGaatagtaaattataatataaaatatgattttttataatattttttatatgaattacGAAATTTTCTAACGCAATACCGATTTACAGTTGTAATATGACTAACGTCAGTAGCAGACGGCAGTTAAGTCGTCTGCTAGAAACAGCTGACAGTTCTGATACAAAAAACGTGGTTAAAGGAAATTTATTCAGACTATTATGAATCTCTCATCCTCAGTTTTACGAATTTACATGTATAGCATGAAAATAAAAGCGCTCGTATGAAAAATCACtgtttatttttccatatctCACATAAATTTCTCGGTAAAGAAACACCGATTTACCGACACATTTTAGTAGACATtatgtaatttacaaaatctaCGAAACTTACTATAATTCCTTCTCCTATACATTTCGTTATTATTGTCTATCACCTTATTTCCcttttcatatatacatataagaatTAAACAAAACATAATATACGTGAGGATGCGGAAAGATTTTTATGCCCGAAACGAATAGTAGGTTATGTTACCAACAACAGAAGAATTACTCGAATATCTGACTAAAAGtgcacgaaataaaaaaaattttcgcTTGCATCACAAAATACTAATACTGTATGATCAGAACGATGATTTGTAATTGCATCGTGACTATGTTGATTCTagataacattttataaagtGCCAAGAAGTAAATTTAACGTACCTGACAATGTTGGACCAAGGTACTGGTCGGATTTTCGATTCTAGGTCGTGACTTGACACATGTCGTTGAAACTTTCCTTCGTAATTGGGTGAGATGTCTGAACTGGCACAATTTCTCTGCACGAGCACAAAGCCTACTCGACCCTATACACGCCATAGCGAAAACTGTAGTGAGCCGAGTCACACAACTTGCGAAGACTTTCGAGTTCCACTAGCCCCACCGACACTTCAAAATCACTTCCCCACCCACTTTTCCCTTTCCCGTCCCCACCTGTAAATACACCTGCTACACGCGGCATTAGTTGGAACAGaactatacattataaattataagtaaaatattaatcttcAACAAAATATTGGTAGACTTTCAGAACAGCAGCGACCTCTAATTGATGCTTCTATTATTTACTTTCCAAattcttatatataaattatttaatgctTGTTTTCTTTCACTATTTACAGCGTACATTTCCAAATAAGCGTACActtaaaacattttctttgaatcagaatatattctgtaacgattcattttaattttcatactattaatcgaaaatttcgtaataattttgttcttagATTATAATGAATAAGGTGATTGTAAGGTTTCTGAGGTACactaaaaatttgaataaagtGGAACTATATAtgggaattaaaaaaaagttattaaatttcgtgACTTTTTGTGTTTTAAGAATAAATCTTAACAATACATGTTCATCTTGATTTTACTCTGTGTTGATCTTTATGATCTATGGGGTACATACTTTAAACATGGCGAACGGTATTTTGAGTAGGCTTTATGGAGCATTTAAAACACTTAATGAAGTAGttgatactatattacgtcGTGGCTTTCCATCAGGTAACAAAAAGGATATTCTTATATTGTACTTACATTTaggtattatatataactcAAAAGTGAGATATTTATATCCTTTATTGTCCCTAACCTCTTCAAAATATTACgaatttaaattgtttattattattgaaaattgttaatGTCATGCAAATAGTAGAATAGTATATGTTTGCatatctaatttattattattattattattgtcaaATACCATTTGCTTTTGATTTAGGTAATTTATACGCGATCGAATGTAACGCTATAAATGTGCAGCCCATTAATTTTCCTGGACGTTCTATAAaggatattttaaatgaaacaattttatgGGCCGTACCTAAAAAACGACGAACTATAGAAAAACGTCTTTGTAGAAGATTTGGTGTTCCTGAATATATTTGGAAACCCCATGTACCAAAAACAAATATCTTAATGTGTAAAAAATGTGGTCACGATTATGAAGCTGGTACACTTTGTGGtaagatatataattttgaaaagaaCTATGATCTATTGCAACACTAGCTTATAATATATTTGgccttttccaatttttataggATACTGCtatgaaatagtaaaaaaggaaacaaaagaaatacaGAAAGCTATACAAAATTCATTAGGATTGAAACCTATTGAACAGGAtgttatagtattatatgaaggagaaaaagaacaatTACGAGATAACTTTTGGAAggtatttacataatattatatatctaagatgaaatatttcatcttattattattgtacataatataatttacaattatgtttttttatagaaacaaAGAATCGTAGAATTACCTAAAAAGAGGCCTGATTGGTTCAATCCAAATTTACTTCAGCCAACAGTGAAAGAATTAGCTGATTCAAAACAAGAAGAATTAGAAACTGAAGTTTTGGAAGATATTAAGGATAAGTGAatagttattttatattgataagctatttttgtttatattaaataaatttaaacaaagtAAACTATTGATAattcttgttttatttcaaaatgtgacattattacaattataaatatcgtgataatatttttaatctctcCTATATTTCTATAGTTCATCAACATAAAAATAGGTGTAATATTGATAACAGTCactttattactatttatgtagtttcattatttttatatatgatagtttgcttttattaaatattttctgaatcaacaatttataaaattcaataatgaAAAACATTTCTATTTCTGTTACGATTAATAGACTTTTCACAAAAGTTGGTCATATTTACATTTACCATtctccttaaaaaaaaaaccacaaagatatataaaattctctaTAAAAACAAAGGTACTTCATTGTTTATACCATAACCCCCATCCTGTACAATTATTAGTGAACAATTTCAAAACCATCTACAGATACTTCTTTATTAAAGTGGCTCAGAACATGTTCATGAAAATCTGCAAATGTGACAGCTTTTCCATAAAATGATCCACATAATggacaaattttattgttttgatCTGCATTATCTGCTATATTTGAACACTTTTCCAAAGATAGGCTTGCAGTTTGAAGACTGGTTTGAGTTGCACCATGCTCTTTAATActttcattgaaattaaattgagTACCTGCTTGacacatttttttattcgcaTTTGTACGGcaattattacacattaagcctataaaattatatttgaggTTAATTccttaaaatatacaaatagaCGCATTTTCATCCTGCTTAGTAGACGCAAAAAT
This genomic stretch from Bombus fervidus isolate BK054 chromosome 9, iyBomFerv1, whole genome shotgun sequence harbors:
- the Mrpl32 gene encoding mitochondrial ribosomal protein L32; protein product: MIYGVHTLNMANGILSRLYGAFKTLNEVVDTILRRGFPSGNLYAIECNAINVQPINFPGRSIKDILNETILWAVPKKRRTIEKRLCRRFGVPEYIWKPHVPKTNILMCKKCGHDYEAGTLCGYCYEIVKKETKEIQKAIQNSLGLKPIEQDVIVLYEGEKEQLRDNFWKKQRIVELPKKRPDWFNPNLLQPTVKELADSKQEELETEVLEDIKDK